A DNA window from Sphingomonas profundi contains the following coding sequences:
- a CDS encoding ABC transporter permease, protein MRAEAGGLLGARLALGWLIGGEWRAHPARLALTAVAIAIGVALGFAVHLVNGSALASFEGALNTVNGAADLQVAATSPLGFDEALYPRIAGAAGVGDASPVVSLAARAGKAGFTLLGLDVIRAAQVTPSLVGTAPAGVDRRGDAAFAEDALFLSAAAMRALAAGPGARVRVVANGRAVPLRVAGTLPGVAEGQAIGVIDIATAQWRFGRLGRLDRIDVKAAGTPDFAALLPPDAVLATAASAGARSDALSRAYRVNLDMLALVALLTGGFLVFSAQSLSVARRMRAFALLRTLGLPRGGIVAAVALEGAAIGIVGALLGLGVGYALASVALDRFGGDLGAGYFAGGSVRLAFAPWAAAGFFALGLAAAVAGSAIPARLAARAAPAAALRNTGDIVDPRVPVPWKAAASLIVAGGLAALLPAVGGLPLFGFVSIALILAGGIAAMPWLARALLGPLARRGRGAVPMALALRHLHGAPGQAATALCGIVASTALMIAMAVMVTSFRGAVDDWLGQILSADLYLRAEGESGFDPAAQARLAATAGVARIAFSRQVPLVLAADRPPVTLIARPVATDGADLALIDRAAMPPAIEAGSLPVWVSEPAARLYRWRVGQRIALPIGGRAVIAGIWRDYARQQGAIVMRDADYARATGDATRNEAAVTLRPGADPARVGAGLVARVPPVLAGLVTVAQPATLRRYALDLFDRSFAVTYLLEAVAILVGLAGVAATMSAQTIARTREFGMLRHVGVSRPQIVAMLASEGALLGAIGGVAGIALGGGLAVVLVHVINPQSFNWTMDLRVPWGTVGSVAAALAVAAAGTATVAGRRAIAADAVRMVREDW, encoded by the coding sequence ATGCGGGCTGAGGCGGGCGGCCTGCTCGGCGCGCGGCTGGCGCTCGGCTGGCTGATCGGCGGGGAGTGGCGCGCCCATCCCGCCCGGCTGGCGCTGACGGCGGTGGCCATCGCCATCGGCGTCGCGCTCGGCTTCGCGGTCCACCTGGTCAACGGCTCGGCGCTGGCCTCGTTCGAGGGCGCGCTGAACACGGTGAACGGCGCGGCCGATCTGCAGGTGGCAGCCACCAGCCCGCTCGGCTTCGACGAGGCGCTCTATCCGCGCATCGCCGGAGCCGCCGGCGTCGGCGATGCCAGTCCGGTCGTCAGCCTCGCCGCGCGCGCGGGCAAGGCGGGCTTCACCCTGCTGGGGCTTGACGTGATCCGTGCCGCGCAGGTCACGCCGTCGCTCGTCGGCACCGCCCCCGCCGGCGTCGATCGCCGTGGCGACGCCGCCTTCGCCGAGGATGCGCTGTTCCTCTCCGCCGCCGCGATGCGGGCGCTCGCCGCCGGGCCTGGCGCGCGGGTGCGGGTGGTGGCGAACGGCCGCGCCGTGCCGCTGCGTGTCGCCGGCACCCTGCCCGGCGTGGCGGAGGGGCAGGCGATCGGCGTGATCGATATCGCCACCGCCCAGTGGCGCTTCGGCCGCCTCGGCCGGCTCGATCGCATCGACGTGAAGGCGGCGGGCACGCCGGATTTCGCCGCGCTGCTGCCGCCGGACGCCGTTCTCGCCACCGCCGCCAGCGCCGGCGCGCGCAGCGACGCGCTCTCCCGCGCGTACCGCGTCAATCTGGACATGCTGGCGCTCGTCGCTTTGCTCACCGGCGGCTTCCTCGTCTTCTCGGCCCAGTCGCTGTCGGTGGCGCGGCGGATGCGGGCGTTCGCGCTGCTCCGCACGCTCGGCCTGCCGCGCGGCGGCATCGTCGCGGCGGTGGCGCTGGAAGGTGCCGCGATCGGCATCGTCGGCGCGCTGCTGGGCCTTGGCGTCGGCTACGCGCTGGCCTCGGTGGCGCTCGATCGCTTCGGCGGCGATCTCGGCGCCGGCTACTTCGCCGGCGGATCGGTGCGGCTCGCCTTCGCGCCGTGGGCGGCGGCCGGCTTCTTCGCCCTGGGCCTCGCCGCAGCCGTGGCCGGCAGCGCGATCCCCGCCCGCCTTGCGGCCCGCGCCGCCCCGGCGGCGGCGCTGCGCAACACCGGCGACATCGTCGATCCGCGCGTGCCCGTGCCGTGGAAAGCGGCGGCGTCGCTGATCGTGGCGGGCGGGTTGGCGGCGCTGCTGCCGGCGGTGGGCGGCCTGCCGCTGTTCGGCTTCGTCAGCATCGCCCTGATCCTGGCGGGCGGCATCGCGGCGATGCCGTGGCTCGCCCGCGCCCTGCTCGGCCCCCTGGCGCGGCGCGGCCGTGGCGCGGTGCCGATGGCGCTCGCTTTGCGCCACCTGCACGGCGCGCCGGGGCAAGCGGCGACGGCGCTCTGCGGCATCGTCGCCAGCACCGCGCTGATGATCGCGATGGCGGTGATGGTCACGAGCTTTCGCGGCGCGGTGGACGACTGGCTGGGCCAGATCCTCTCGGCCGATCTCTATCTGCGGGCAGAGGGCGAGTCCGGCTTCGATCCGGCGGCGCAGGCGCGGCTGGCGGCCACCGCCGGCGTCGCCCGCATCGCCTTCAGCCGGCAGGTGCCGCTCGTCCTGGCGGCGGATCGCCCGCCGGTCACGCTGATCGCCCGGCCGGTGGCCACAGACGGCGCCGACCTCGCGCTGATCGATCGCGCGGCGATGCCGCCGGCGATCGAGGCAGGCAGCCTGCCCGTCTGGGTGTCCGAGCCGGCCGCCCGCCTCTATCGCTGGCGGGTGGGGCAGCGGATCGCGCTGCCGATCGGCGGACGCGCCGTGATCGCGGGCATCTGGCGCGATTACGCCCGGCAGCAGGGTGCGATCGTGATGCGCGACGCCGATTACGCCCGCGCCACCGGCGACGCCACGCGCAACGAGGCGGCGGTCACGCTGCGCCCCGGCGCCGATCCCGCCCGCGTCGGCGCAGGTCTGGTCGCACGCGTGCCGCCCGTGCTGGCGGGGCTGGTCACGGTGGCGCAGCCGGCTACGCTGCGGCGCTACGCGCTCGATCTGTTCGATCGCAGCTTCGCCGTCACCTATCTGCTGGAGGCGGTGGCGATCCTCGTCGGCCTCGCCGGCGTGGCCGCCACCATGTCCGCGCAGACGATCGCCCGCACGCGCGAGTTCGGCATGCTGCGCCACGTCGGCGTCTCGCGCCCGCAGATCGTGGCGATGCTGGCGAGCGAGGGCGCGCTGCTCGGCGCGATCGGCGGCGTCGCCGGCATCGCGCTGGGCGGCGGGCTGGCGGTGGTGCTGGTGCACGTCATCAACCCGCAGTCGTTCAACTGGACGATGGACCTGCGCGTGCCGTGGGGCACCGTCGGCTCGGTCGCGGCCGCGCTGGCGGTCGCCGCCGCCGGCACCGCCACGGTCGCCGGCCGCCGCGCGATCGCCGCCGATGCGGTGCGCATGGTGCGGGAGGATTGGTGA
- a CDS encoding lipocalin-like domain-containing protein: MRRALLPLAALALCGAMPPASYPPASYPVVRPGIALRFPADHGAHPAFRTEWWYVTGLLRTANGRDVGFQITFFRTRPQTDAANPSRFAAGQVLFAHAALSDPAIGRLLHAERAARAGFGLAAARIGDTDVRLRDWRMRRLADGRFVATVSSAEFALSLTLNPRQPPLPQGEGGYSRKGPDPRQASYYYSIPHLAVAGTLTRNGRAVPVFGRAWLDREWSSDYLGGAAVGWDWTGLNLNDGGALMAFRIRDKAGRALWAGGSYRGRDGRVVRLTPGDVRFTPLTRWRSRRTGAVYPVAQMLSVRLPGGVRHYRLTPLFADQELDGRRSGMPVYWEGAVRTDGGSGYLELTGYAAPLSL, encoded by the coding sequence ATGCGGCGCGCGCTGCTGCCGCTCGCCGCCTTGGCGCTCTGCGGGGCGATGCCGCCGGCCTCCTATCCGCCGGCCTCCTATCCGGTGGTCCGCCCAGGCATCGCGTTGCGCTTCCCCGCCGATCATGGCGCCCACCCGGCCTTCCGCACCGAATGGTGGTACGTCACCGGCCTGCTGCGCACGGCGAACGGGCGCGACGTGGGGTTCCAGATCACCTTCTTCCGCACGCGACCGCAGACCGACGCCGCCAATCCCAGCCGCTTCGCCGCCGGACAGGTGCTGTTCGCTCACGCCGCCCTCTCCGATCCCGCGATCGGCCGGCTGCTGCACGCGGAGCGCGCCGCCCGCGCCGGCTTCGGCCTGGCCGCCGCTCGTATCGGCGACACCGACGTGCGCCTGCGCGACTGGCGGATGCGGCGGCTGGCCGATGGCCGCTTCGTCGCCACCGTCTCCTCGGCCGAGTTCGCGCTGTCGCTCACCCTCAACCCGCGCCAGCCGCCGCTGCCGCAGGGTGAGGGCGGCTACAGCCGCAAGGGGCCCGATCCGCGACAGGCGAGCTACTACTACTCGATCCCGCATCTGGCGGTGGCCGGCACGCTCACGCGGAACGGCCGCGCCGTGCCGGTCTTCGGCCGGGCCTGGCTCGATCGCGAATGGTCGTCGGACTATCTCGGCGGCGCCGCCGTGGGGTGGGACTGGACCGGCCTGAACCTGAACGACGGCGGCGCACTGATGGCCTTCCGCATCCGCGACAAGGCCGGTCGCGCGCTGTGGGCCGGCGGATCCTACCGCGGGCGCGACGGCCGCGTCGTTCGCCTGACGCCGGGCGACGTGCGCTTCACGCCCCTCACCCGCTGGCGCTCGCGCCGCACGGGCGCGGTCTATCCGGTGGCGCAGATGCTCAGCGTGCGCCTGCCCGGCGGCGTCCGCCACTATCGCCTGACACCCCTGTTCGCCGATCAGGAGCTGGACGGCCGGCGCAGCGGCATGCCGGTCTACTGGGAAGGCGCCGTCCGCACCGATGGCGGCAGCGGCTATCTGGAGCTGACCGGCTACGCCGCCCCGCTGAGCCTGTAG
- a CDS encoding polyhydroxyalkanoate depolymerase, producing the protein MLYGVYQGMQDALEPLRLAARAALSLKDTLGPVAELPVMQSGFAFAEMVAETRFTHARPGYGIGTVLSGNMAVPVREEVAASLPFGDLLHFAKDGIAAPQPKMLVVAPLSGHYATLLRETVRTLLRDHDVYITDWKNARDVPLSAGRFGFADYTDYIIDFLERLGPRSNVLAVCQPCVPTLAAVAIMAEDRNPAQPRTMTLMGGPVDVRVSPTVVNDLATSKPLDWFERQLISRVPWRYEGRGRRVYPGFLQLIAFMSMNMARHGDQHRLLYQHLADGELVEAAKIRDFYEEYYAVLDLTAEFYLETVDIVFQRALLAKGEMTHRGRPVNPAAIQRTALLTVEGERDDICAVGQTAAAHGLCSSLRPHLKRHHLQPGVGHYGVFAGRRWDTQVYPQVRNLVLAMA; encoded by the coding sequence ATGTTGTACGGCGTGTATCAGGGCATGCAGGACGCGCTGGAGCCGCTGCGGCTGGCGGCGCGGGCGGCGCTCTCGCTGAAGGACACGCTGGGGCCGGTGGCCGAACTGCCGGTGATGCAGAGCGGCTTCGCCTTTGCCGAGATGGTGGCGGAGACGCGCTTCACCCATGCCCGGCCCGGCTACGGCATCGGCACCGTGCTCTCCGGTAACATGGCGGTGCCGGTGCGGGAGGAGGTGGCGGCCAGCCTGCCGTTCGGCGACCTGCTGCACTTCGCGAAGGACGGCATCGCCGCGCCGCAGCCCAAGATGCTCGTGGTGGCGCCGCTCTCCGGCCACTATGCCACCCTGCTGCGCGAGACGGTGCGCACCCTGCTGCGCGACCACGACGTCTACATCACCGACTGGAAGAATGCGCGCGACGTGCCGCTCTCCGCCGGGCGCTTCGGCTTCGCCGATTATACCGACTACATCATCGATTTCCTGGAGCGGCTGGGGCCGCGATCGAACGTGCTGGCGGTGTGCCAGCCGTGCGTGCCGACCCTGGCCGCGGTCGCCATCATGGCGGAGGACAGGAACCCCGCCCAGCCGCGCACGATGACCTTGATGGGCGGGCCGGTGGACGTGCGCGTCTCCCCCACCGTCGTCAACGATCTCGCCACCTCCAAGCCGCTCGACTGGTTCGAGCGACAGCTGATTTCGCGCGTGCCGTGGCGCTACGAGGGGCGGGGGCGGCGGGTCTATCCGGGCTTCCTCCAGCTGATCGCCTTCATGTCGATGAACATGGCGCGGCACGGCGACCAGCACCGCCTGCTCTACCAGCACCTGGCCGATGGCGAGCTGGTGGAGGCCGCGAAGATCAGGGACTTCTACGAGGAATATTATGCGGTGCTGGATCTCACCGCCGAATTCTACCTGGAGACGGTGGACATCGTGTTCCAGCGCGCGCTGCTGGCTAAGGGCGAGATGACGCATCGCGGCCGCCCGGTGAACCCGGCGGCGATCCAGCGCACCGCCCTGCTGACGGTGGAGGGGGAGCGCGACGACATCTGCGCGGTGGGGCAGACGGCGGCGGCACATGGCCTGTGTTCCAGCCTGCGGCCGCACCTGAAGCGGCACCACCTGCAACCCGGCGTCGGCCACTATGGCGTGTTCGCCGGCCGCAGGTGGGACACGCAGGTCTATCCGCAGGTCCGCAACCTGGTGCTGGCGATGGCGTGA
- a CDS encoding glutathione S-transferase yields MARAELTLSSRTYSAWSLRGWLLCRLAGLEVDEKAVPINDPANRAELLLLSPSVLVPRLTHEGASVWDTLAIAEYLHELYPDAGMYPADRIVRAHCRSVSGEIHSGFSNLRSALPMNLKVKHDRFPIFSGAKPDIERIEAIWQDCLARYGGPFLFGDRPTVADAMYAPVTQRFVGYAVAVSDGAAAYCRTIGAWPPMAEWLAAALAEPEEMEELEVEF; encoded by the coding sequence ATGGCGCGGGCTGAGCTTACCCTGTCGAGCCGAACCTACTCGGCCTGGTCGCTGCGCGGCTGGCTGCTCTGCCGCCTCGCCGGGCTTGAGGTTGACGAGAAGGCGGTGCCGATCAACGATCCCGCCAACCGGGCGGAGCTGCTGCTGCTCTCCCCTTCCGTCCTCGTGCCGCGGCTGACGCACGAAGGCGCCAGCGTGTGGGATACGCTGGCGATCGCCGAATATCTGCACGAGCTCTATCCCGATGCCGGCATGTACCCGGCGGACCGCATCGTCCGCGCGCACTGCCGCTCGGTCTCGGGCGAGATCCACTCAGGCTTCTCGAACCTGCGATCGGCCCTGCCGATGAACCTCAAGGTGAAGCATGATCGCTTTCCGATCTTCTCCGGCGCGAAACCGGATATCGAGCGGATCGAGGCGATCTGGCAGGATTGCCTGGCGCGCTACGGCGGCCCATTCCTGTTCGGCGACCGGCCAACGGTGGCGGACGCGATGTACGCGCCGGTGACGCAACGCTTCGTCGGCTATGCGGTGGCCGTGTCGGACGGGGCGGCGGCCTATTGCCGCACGATCGGCGCGTGGCCACCCATGGCCGAGTGGCTGGCCGCCGCTCTGGCAGAGCCGGAGGAGATGGAGGAGCTGGAGGTGGAGTTCTAG
- a CDS encoding glycosyltransferase family 2 protein produces the protein MTRHELFAGDFGYADPIRFRDPARARAIDLALDAALSACASPPEPPGRAIVVLVPSDPARPQAVAPIVAELERCRHRIEVRVDDRALWRSVKLNEAAAAASGRDWLLVCDDDVALPPGFVDRFIATAEAAGFLLAQPAHRMHSYASYAVTQRRAASLARRTCYVEIGPVVAIRAGLSRTILPVPETMHGWGVDILWADRARREGWPIGVIDATPIEHLRPLDRATFPAALADASRLLHQAAPAIDRQTLLGPGRVVIGC, from the coding sequence GTGACCCGGCACGAGCTATTCGCCGGCGATTTCGGCTATGCCGATCCGATCCGCTTCCGCGATCCCGCGCGGGCGCGCGCCATCGATCTGGCGCTGGACGCGGCGCTCTCCGCATGCGCGTCGCCGCCGGAGCCCCCGGGTCGCGCGATCGTGGTGCTGGTGCCGTCCGATCCCGCCCGCCCGCAGGCGGTGGCTCCGATCGTCGCCGAACTGGAACGGTGCCGCCACCGGATCGAGGTGCGGGTCGACGATCGCGCACTGTGGCGCAGCGTGAAGCTGAACGAGGCGGCCGCCGCCGCGAGCGGCCGCGACTGGCTGCTGGTCTGCGACGACGACGTGGCGCTGCCGCCCGGCTTCGTCGATCGCTTCATCGCCACCGCCGAGGCGGCCGGCTTCCTGCTCGCGCAGCCGGCGCACCGCATGCACTCCTATGCCTCCTACGCGGTGACGCAGCGCCGGGCCGCGTCGCTGGCGCGACGGACCTGCTATGTCGAGATCGGCCCGGTGGTGGCGATCCGCGCCGGGCTGTCGCGCACGATCCTGCCGGTGCCGGAGACGATGCACGGCTGGGGCGTCGACATCCTGTGGGCCGATCGGGCGCGTCGCGAGGGCTGGCCGATCGGGGTGATCGACGCGACGCCGATCGAGCATCTCCGCCCGCTGGACCGGGCGACCTTTCCGGCCGCGCTGGCCGATGCCTCCCGCCTGCTCCACCAAGCGGCGCCGGCGATAGACCGGCAGACCTTGCTGGGGCCGGGGCGGGTGGTGATCGGCTGCTGA
- a CDS encoding FAD-dependent monooxygenase codes for MTAHMDSMIESTHDVIILGGGLVGLTLAIALDAHGLSAAVIDPADPQAMLASGFDGRASAVASAPWRMLEAIGVGDRLAGQGCPIAAIRVSDGLAPGGLMFDPAADDGAVGIMFENRRLRAALRAAAEAAAGVTLLTPARPDAVTRDAAGVRVTLADGRTIGARLLVGAEGRNSPTRAAAGINVAQWRYDHAAIIASVRHERPHGGIAHEIFYPSGPFAILPLIDDEEGHHRSAVVWTVAGGDAAGMLALGDRGFAAEAEARMGGLLGTISAPSARGSYPLGFHHAARITATRLALVGDAAHGIHPIAGQGLNLGFRDVAALVEVLVDGARLGLDAGDAQGLARYERWRALDTFMVAAATDGLTRLFGVKGRTAAAARRFGLGAVERIGPLKRRFMAEARGETGTLPKLLQGMAA; via the coding sequence ATGACGGCGCACATGGACAGCATGATCGAAAGCACGCACGACGTGATCATCCTGGGCGGCGGCCTCGTCGGCCTGACGCTCGCCATCGCGCTGGATGCGCACGGCCTGTCGGCGGCGGTGATCGATCCGGCCGATCCGCAGGCGATGCTGGCGAGCGGGTTCGACGGGCGCGCCTCCGCCGTGGCGAGCGCGCCATGGCGGATGCTGGAGGCGATCGGCGTGGGCGATCGGCTGGCCGGGCAGGGCTGCCCGATCGCCGCGATCCGGGTGAGCGACGGGCTGGCGCCGGGCGGGCTGATGTTCGATCCCGCGGCGGACGACGGCGCCGTGGGCATCATGTTCGAGAATCGCCGGCTGCGCGCCGCCCTGCGCGCGGCGGCGGAAGCGGCGGCGGGCGTCACCCTGCTGACGCCGGCGCGGCCGGATGCGGTGACGCGCGACGCCGCCGGCGTGCGGGTGACGCTGGCGGACGGGCGCACGATCGGCGCGCGGCTGCTGGTGGGGGCGGAGGGGCGCAACTCGCCGACGCGGGCCGCCGCCGGCATCAACGTCGCGCAGTGGCGCTACGATCATGCCGCGATCATCGCCTCGGTGCGGCACGAGCGGCCGCACGGCGGCATCGCCCACGAGATATTCTATCCCAGCGGCCCCTTCGCCATCCTGCCGCTGATCGACGATGAGGAGGGACATCATCGCTCCGCCGTGGTGTGGACGGTGGCGGGCGGCGACGCGGCCGGCATGTTGGCGCTGGGCGACCGCGGTTTCGCGGCGGAGGCGGAGGCGCGGATGGGCGGGCTGCTCGGCACGATCTCGGCACCGTCCGCGCGCGGCAGCTATCCGCTCGGCTTCCACCATGCGGCGCGGATCACGGCCACGCGGCTGGCGCTGGTGGGCGATGCCGCCCACGGCATCCATCCGATCGCCGGGCAGGGGCTGAACCTGGGCTTCCGCGACGTGGCGGCGCTGGTGGAGGTGCTGGTGGACGGCGCCCGGCTGGGGCTGGATGCCGGCGACGCGCAGGGGCTGGCGCGCTACGAACGCTGGCGCGCGCTCGATACCTTCATGGTGGCGGCGGCGACGGACGGGCTGACCCGGCTGTTCGGCGTGAAGGGGCGGACGGCGGCGGCGGCCCGGCGGTTCGGCCTGGGCGCGGTCGAGCGGATCGGCCCGTTGAAGCGTCGCTTCATGGCCGAGGCGCGGGGCGAGACCGGCACGCTGCCCAAGCTGTTGCAGGGAATGGCGGCGTAG
- a CDS encoding zinc transporter ZntB — MKSWCARRESDGGVGWNDAQAGAAPADAPDCFVWCHVDGRDEEQKRWLEEEAGLSHPVVHALTAVETRPRCEAIEDGALINLRGLSDTPEDDPDPLVSIRLWAERGRVISLSYRSLAAMGHVRARMDAGDIRDPGDIVSSFAVAITEGLDPEIVALGDSIDACEETLDTDRAWRNRREIGRARSLAINYRRFVVPQRQALERLAALKAGWLEDDDRLHLRDAADRFARMGEELEAVRERSALLHEQLTDLRSEMIETRALLLSIVALIFLPLTFITGLFGMNVGGIPFANNPHGFEALVLICMALAAVISAYFVRAHWLAK, encoded by the coding sequence ATGAAGAGCTGGTGCGCGCGGCGGGAGAGCGACGGCGGGGTCGGCTGGAACGACGCGCAGGCGGGCGCGGCGCCGGCCGACGCGCCGGACTGCTTCGTCTGGTGTCACGTCGACGGGCGCGACGAGGAGCAGAAACGCTGGCTGGAGGAGGAGGCCGGCCTCTCCCACCCGGTGGTGCATGCGCTGACGGCGGTGGAGACGCGGCCGCGCTGCGAGGCGATCGAGGACGGTGCGCTCATCAACCTGCGCGGCTTGAGCGACACGCCGGAGGACGACCCCGATCCGCTCGTCTCCATCCGCCTGTGGGCCGAGCGGGGGCGGGTGATCTCGCTCAGCTACCGGTCGCTGGCGGCGATGGGGCATGTGCGCGCGCGGATGGATGCGGGCGACATCCGCGATCCCGGCGACATCGTCTCGTCCTTCGCGGTGGCGATCACCGAGGGCCTCGATCCGGAGATCGTCGCGCTGGGCGATTCGATCGACGCTTGCGAGGAGACGCTGGACACCGACCGGGCGTGGCGCAACCGGCGGGAGATCGGCCGGGCGCGCAGCTTGGCGATCAACTATCGCCGCTTCGTGGTGCCGCAGCGCCAGGCGCTGGAGCGGCTGGCGGCGCTGAAGGCCGGCTGGCTGGAGGATGACGACCGCCTGCACCTGCGCGACGCGGCCGACCGCTTCGCCCGCATGGGCGAGGAGCTGGAGGCGGTGCGCGAGCGATCGGCGCTGCTGCACGAGCAGCTGACCGACCTCAGATCCGAGATGATCGAGACGCGGGCGCTGCTGCTGTCGATCGTGGCGCTGATCTTCCTGCCGCTCACCTTCATCACCGGCCTGTTCGGGATGAACGTGGGCGGCATACCCTTCGCCAACAACCCGCACGGGTTCGAGGCCCTGGTGCTGATCTGCATGGCGCTGGCGGCCGTGATCAGCGCCTATTTCGTGCGGGCGCACTGGCTGGCGAAGTAG
- the galU gene encoding UTP--glucose-1-phosphate uridylyltransferase GalU encodes MKPVRKAVFPVAGMGTRFLPATKAVPKEMLPVVDKPLIQYAVDEARAAGIEQMIFVTGRGKNAIEDYFDIPYELCATLKEKNKHDILELLEDSRLAPGNAAFVRQQEPLGLGHAVWCARDLIGDEPFAVLLPDELLWNPASPCLAQMARTYEAKGGNVIAVLEVPEAHTSRFGIVDPGAVDGPVTEVRGLVEKPKANPPSRLAAVGRYILQPEVFELLGKGERGAGNEIQLTDAMAKLIGQQPFHAQTFDGMRHDCGDKAGFIQANIALSLERADIADEVRAFIAGL; translated from the coding sequence ATGAAACCTGTTCGCAAGGCCGTCTTTCCGGTTGCCGGCATGGGCACCCGCTTCCTGCCCGCCACCAAGGCGGTGCCCAAGGAGATGCTGCCCGTCGTCGACAAGCCGCTGATCCAATATGCCGTGGACGAGGCGCGCGCCGCCGGCATCGAGCAGATGATCTTCGTGACCGGCCGCGGCAAGAACGCGATCGAGGACTATTTCGACATCCCCTACGAGCTCTGCGCGACCTTGAAGGAGAAGAACAAGCACGACATCCTCGAACTGCTCGAGGACAGCCGCCTTGCCCCCGGCAACGCCGCCTTTGTGCGCCAGCAGGAGCCGCTGGGCCTGGGCCACGCCGTGTGGTGCGCGCGCGACCTGATCGGCGACGAGCCGTTCGCCGTGCTGCTGCCGGACGAGCTGCTGTGGAACCCGGCATCGCCATGCCTGGCCCAGATGGCCCGCACCTACGAGGCGAAGGGCGGCAACGTGATCGCGGTGCTGGAGGTGCCGGAGGCGCACACCAGCCGCTTCGGCATCGTCGATCCGGGTGCCGTCGACGGGCCGGTGACGGAGGTGCGCGGGCTGGTGGAGAAGCCGAAGGCGAACCCGCCATCCCGCCTGGCGGCGGTCGGCCGCTACATCCTGCAGCCCGAGGTGTTCGAGCTGCTCGGCAAGGGCGAGCGCGGCGCCGGCAACGAGATCCAGCTGACCGACGCGATGGCCAAGCTGATCGGCCAACAGCCGTTTCACGCGCAGACCTTTGACGGCATGCGCCACGATTGCGGCGACAAGGCCGGCTTCATCCAGGCGAACATCGCGCTCTCGCTTGAACGGGCGGACATCGCCGACGAGGTGCGGGCGTTCATCGCGGGACTGTGA
- the lysA gene encoding diaminopimelate decarboxylase encodes MDHFDLRDGVMHAEDVALPAIAEAVGTPVYVYATATMERHARVFREALAALPQPPLVAYAVKANPNAAVLATLARAGLGADVVSGGELLRALNAGIAPDRIVFSGVGKTAEEMALALRHGIFQFNVESEPEVEMLSAVAHGMGTTAPIAFRINPDVDAGTHAKISTGKSENKFGVAYDRAHAAYALARGLPGLSIRGVAVHIGSQLTDLKPLEAAFGKIGTLIESLRRAGHPIRVADLGGGLGVPYDPAQPVPPSPAAYGEMVARITAGWDARLVFEPGRLIVANAGVLLTRVIRVKQGVAEPFVIVDAAMNDLMRPSLYDAWHDIRAVAPDGRRFTANVVGPVCESGDTFAMHRPMEHVAAGDLIAFMTAGAYGATMAGTYNSRPLTPEVIVSGNKWSIVRARQPLEALIAADNLPPWLVAEETA; translated from the coding sequence ATGGACCATTTCGATCTGCGCGACGGCGTGATGCACGCCGAGGACGTGGCCCTGCCCGCCATCGCCGAGGCGGTCGGCACGCCGGTATATGTCTATGCGACGGCGACGATGGAGCGGCACGCGCGCGTGTTCCGCGAGGCGCTGGCGGCGCTGCCGCAGCCGCCGCTCGTCGCCTATGCGGTAAAGGCGAACCCGAACGCCGCCGTGCTCGCCACCCTGGCCCGCGCCGGGCTGGGCGCGGACGTGGTCTCCGGCGGCGAGCTGCTGCGCGCGCTCAACGCGGGGATCGCGCCTGACCGGATCGTCTTCTCCGGCGTGGGCAAGACGGCCGAGGAGATGGCGCTGGCGCTGCGCCACGGCATCTTCCAGTTCAACGTGGAATCGGAGCCGGAGGTGGAGATGCTCTCCGCCGTGGCGCACGGCATGGGCACGACGGCGCCGATCGCCTTCCGCATCAACCCGGACGTTGATGCCGGCACCCACGCGAAGATCTCCACCGGCAAGTCGGAGAACAAGTTCGGCGTGGCCTATGATCGCGCCCACGCCGCCTATGCGCTGGCGCGGGGGCTGCCCGGCCTCTCGATACGCGGCGTGGCCGTCCACATCGGCAGCCAGCTGACCGATCTGAAGCCGCTGGAAGCGGCATTCGGCAAGATCGGTACGCTGATCGAATCGCTCAGGCGCGCCGGCCATCCGATCCGCGTCGCCGATCTGGGCGGCGGGCTGGGCGTGCCCTACGATCCGGCGCAGCCGGTGCCGCCGAGCCCGGCCGCCTATGGCGAGATGGTGGCGCGGATCACGGCCGGGTGGGACGCGCGGCTGGTGTTCGAGCCCGGGCGGCTGATCGTCGCCAATGCCGGCGTGCTGTTGACGCGGGTAATCCGCGTGAAGCAGGGCGTGGCCGAGCCGTTCGTGATCGTGGACGCGGCGATGAACGACCTGATGCGGCCGAGCCTCTACGATGCGTGGCACGATATCCGCGCGGTGGCGCCGGACGGCCGGCGCTTCACCGCCAACGTGGTGGGGCCGGTGTGCGAGAGCGGCGACACCTTCGCCATGCACCGCCCGATGGAGCATGTGGCGGCCGGCGACCTGATCGCCTTCATGACCGCCGGCGCCTATGGCGCGACGATGGCGGGAACGTATAATAGCCGACCGTTGACGCCGGAGGTTATCGTATCCGGTAACAAATGGTCGATAGTGCGGGCGAGGCAGCCACTGGAGGCATTGATCGCGGCGGATAATCTGCCGCCGTGGCTCGTTGCTGAGGAGACCGCATGA